CTGAAGCTCAAACTCACAGGATGAGTCATGTAAGATAGCTTACCAACGATGCTGTTTTACCATCTTCGAGGTGTGGTCATTCACTGCTCAAAGAAGACACGGTGATAGAGAAGAAAGGCTGAAGAAACACGGCAGATGGGAAGGGGAGGcaagagcattttcttttctaagaaaaaaagatggatttCTTTGGAAGAAAATGCAGGCTATGGGTGATATTGAAAAATTGCCACATATAAGATTCATCTTTCCAAAAATAATATGCAATTAATGTACCTGAATTCTTCTATTTCCTTCCTAAATTTCATTTGACATATTAACCCTGAGTGCAAACAGGGAGCAATGCCTTATTAATACATTCTTGAATAATACTCTGAGCAAATCAGATCCTATGAATTTGTTTTACACAGAAAATTATTTACACCTCCCCCAAACTCACAATGGAGCCTCATATTAAAGAACAGTTTTATAACAAAACCTTTATACTCAAATTAGCCACTCAAACTTCAGAATAAACATTTTCAACAAgtgggaggagggcaggaaaTGGCCATGAGTTCTGATTTTCCTACTTTTGTAGTATTAAAATGTCTTCACATCTACCTTTGGATGTTTGGCAGGCATACCTAACTTAGAGCAGACCCAAACCCTGCAACGACTTGACTCTAACAGCCTTAGATTCTAATAAATAAACTATAAGGACAGTGttgcaaaacttaaaaaaagcatctacctcttattttatttttttttaagacagagtctcaaaaagttgcccaagctgcagttcagtgacaggatcttggctcactgcaatctccacctcccgggttcaagcgattctcttgccccagcctcccgagtagctgggactacaggtgtacaccattgcacccggctaatttttgcatttttagtagagacagggttttaccttgttggccaggctggtcttgaactcctggcctcaagtgatccacctgccttggcctcccagagtgctgggattacaggcatgagccactgcacctccaTGGTCCCCACCTCTTCTTTCAAACAGTTTGAAGTTTAGAGCTGTAACTTTATGGCTGGTTTTCTCCAAGATTTGCCTAACCATGCTTTTCCAGCTTACTCCAATCCTGACTTAGaacaaaaatttatattctcaGTGCCATGTGACACCATTCTATTAGCTTAATTCTAACTTTATGAATTAGAGTTCTAAATTTTACGgatgaaaattctaaatttatagaTCAGAATGCCTTTTAAAATCACGAGTTTGAAAATAGGtgggaataaaatgaaatgataaattttGTGCAAATGCTCTGAAGAAAGGatgagacattttattttctgcctgcttttttcCTTAGCAGAATCTTCGGCCTTCAATGTTACAAAGTTCCCAGTTTGAGAAGCCTTCTCACTCATTTCAGTGTGGCATACTAACGGCGTCACGTATTTGAAAGACCACAAATCCATAATTCAGTTCAACTAACATTTACAGGGAGAGCAAAGCTCACACCTCTTCCTATTATCTCCTCCCAGTTGGACCTGGAAGCTCATGGGTGAGCACTAACAAGGTATTCTCATACTGAGCTGTGAAATTCCCTGGACACACAACGGTGAGTAGCCTTAACACTGAAGTCAATGCCTCCTTTGGTTAACACTAATTGTGTGTTTTGTACTAGTCTCTGTCTTCTTAAATTCAATACCCTTTTTATAACTCAGTCCATTGTTCTGTCCGtctaaaaatgtatgtaaaatatataaaagtttccTAATTTcatgccatttaaaaatagttacagGTTACTCAGTTATCTTTCAATGCAAGAAAACTGGGCATAAATTCTAAAGCCGTTTTTGAAAGAGTGGTTGCCTGAAACTAGTTTCCAATGGCTGGCATTAAATGCAGTCAACCACACTGTTTAAATATTCGCCTCTGCTTGACAGAAATGCAAAGCTGGAACAGCACCTCAACAAGATGCAGGAGAAAAGCACACAGCTCTTAGTCCACAGGAGAGTGGGCACATCAGGCCTGTCTTCCTTTGCCCCTATGTTTTACTGCAACTACTTACATGTCGCGATCACTTTGCCAGAACACAAAACTAAAACTGTGTTTCAGCAACCTGAAATTTGAGAGTGCTAAGAGGAGAAAGAAGCATAATCCAACATCATGGGTTCAAAACTCCAAACAAGACTGAATGATGGAATTAGGATTTGCCATAAATCAAAATCTTAAGGCTCTTCCTTTTAACCTCCTCAACTTCAAGGCTCAGAAGACTTAAAATCTtcgcctggcacagtggctcatgcctgtaatcccagcactttcagaagccaagtgggtggatcacctgagctcaggaatttgagatcagcctggccaacatggtaaaaccctttatattttattttatataaaaatataaaaattagctgggcatggtggcgggctcctgtaatcccggctactatggaggctgcgacgacaatcacttgaacccaggaggtggaggttccagtgagctgagattgtgccgctgtacttcagcctgggtgacagagcaagaattggtctcaaaaaaaaaaaaaaggcggcgGCTTAAAATCTTTGTTTCCAGTCTTCCAAAATCACAAGATAAGTCCAGTCACCAGTAAGGTATACACTCTCACTTGTAGGCGTGTCCCTTTCTCGTTAGGGACAAAAAGGTTGCAGATCTCTGGTGAACAGCAGCTTCAGTGACAAAATGCCTTAAAGGCGGAGGTGGAAATTCATTTCAGAAGAGAAATGAGGATGGCAGAGACCACAGGCTACCTGATATTCAAGGTATTATTTGGAAAGGACTGCTTTAGGCAAAAGGGGGAAGAATTAGTCTCCATAAGAGAATCATGCTTAGAAGGTAATAGTATTTTCTCTAGAAACAACTTTTTGGTTAATTGGGACACAACTGTGAGAATGCAGAATTTACTTAGGTGTAAAGTCGTTTTTCCTTTTTACATACCTTAAGAACCTAAATACAAAGGAACCTGTTTTTCACTAATTCAGTCATCTCCCCAGTTGGTTCTACCAAGtcactctcttttcttccctcctctaaGATCATCAAAACAATACTACCCAATGGCTTAAAAGCCCAAACATCTTGTTTTTGTCCTTCTATCCTAAACATGTATCTCCTCCAACAGAGTGTGCTATTTTGGCTTGATGGAATGCAAGGTTTTATTGGCTGCCACTTTGTAGGAGGCAGCAAGCATTCCAATTTAACTAGTtctggtaaaaaagaaaagaaaaagaaaaagacacacgAGATTGCAAAGTGTTTCCACAAAATCCACAGGCGTGGAGAAAGGACTGCAAGGTTCAACTTAAAACACACACTCCAGAGCCAGTCCCAGTATTCATCCATCCAAATGTCACACCTCTGTTTGTCCTCTGGCATGGGAATTAAGACTGACCAACTATGATGCCCACTGCTAGAACGGGCAATTGCCGAGGAAGTCAGAAGGCGATTCAGCAGGAATGTCTCCATGCTCTGAAACTTGTAGTCTTTGCTTTACTTTCCACGATAGAAAACACCAAAGACATCCAAGGCCACCCTGTCCCCTGTCACCAGAACTTGCCGCTGGCCATTTCCAATTCATCTCATACCATTTGGAATTGATTGTGCTGTTTCTCTATCTTTGTAAAAATAAGTTTCACTTATTTTGTGTTGACAATTACAAGTGTGAGAGAGGCATCCTGTCTTCCACCAGTACAGTGTCCATCCCGAACTGGTCAGTGCACTGCTTCACGGTGACCAGGACACTCAGGAGCCGCTGGTCCACAGCGTCCAGATGAGGATCAGAGAGCACTGGGGAGATGGGGTCATGGGCCATGGCAGATTTTAAGGCAGACTTTAGCACACCATTCTTTAGGTAGTTCAGTCTGTTCCAGGTAGAAACCCGAATACTGGAAGAAAAGTTATAGAACAAGGTACATAAAGCTTCTCATTATCAAACAGAGTTGAAAGCCTGCTaggcagaaaaaagtaaaaaaaataattaggtaaaATACTTTAACTAAATCATTTTTGTCTTAGAATTACCCCTACATAATAAGTAAGCCACATTatcatgttgttgttgttgtttttaagacagagtctcactctgtcaccccctccgcctcccaggttcaagcaattctccgcctcagtctcctgagtagctgggattccaggcacctgcccatgcctggctcaaatttttgtatttgtagtagagacggagtttcaccatcttggccaggcttgtcttgaagtcctgaccctctgatccacctgcctcaacctcccaaagtgctggtattacaggcgtgagccaccacacccggcctacatTACCATGTTTTGACATTGTTTCTGGGTAACTAATCAGAGATATGTacagacatatacatacatgttcactgcagtgctgtttacaacaggaaaaatgttcaacaatCTGAATGTCCAATGATTGGGAAATAGTTAAATTATGGTTCATTCACTGAAAGGAATACCATGTAGctgttaaaaacaattttgaaaatttagtGAAACGGGAAAATGCCTATGATATGATGCTGGGTAGGGGGAAAAAGTTGGAGGAAAAACTTATTTTACTTCAAATCtgtaggaaaacaaaatatacacacacacaggattaGAATGAAGTACACTACAAAGTTAATAAGAGGATGTATCCTCAGATGTTAATGGGTACTACAAACTTCCTTCTTCATGTGCTTCTGaagtctaaaaaaatttttactaggaaaaaattattttaaggataCCTATCTGCCTTAATTATTTCACCAACTGCTACCATTTCaatgtctgtcccctccaaaattcatgatGAAATTGCTGTTGTAACAGTATCAAGGTAGAGTCTTTAAGAGgtcattaggtcatgagggctgtGCCCTCATGGGTGGAACTAATGCTGTTATGAAAACACAAGTTCAAGGCcaggcacacagtggctcacacctataatcccaacactttgggaggccaaggcaggcagatcacctgaggttgggagtttgagaccagcctggctaacatggtgaaaccccgcctctactaaaaatacaaaaattagctgggcatagtggtgaatgtgtgtaatctcagctacttgtaggggctgaggcacagaattgcttgaacctgggaggtggaggttgcagtgagcgaagatcacgccatcgtactccagccagggcaacagagtgactccatctcaaaaaagaaaaggcaagtttGGCCCCTTCTTGCCTTCTCTCCTTgcccttttaccttctgccatgtgacATGATgaggcagcaagaaggcccttgtcAGATGCTGGCATCTTAATACTGAAAcgttccagcctccagaactgtgagctaataaatttctgttcattataaatgaCAGTCTGgcgggtacagtagctcatgcctgtaatcccagcactctagtagccccaagcaggcagatcatctgaggtcaggagttcaagaccctcctgggcaacatggtgaagccctatctctactaaaaatacaaaaattacctgggcatggtggtgcatgcccataatcccagctacctgggaggctgagacacaagaatcacttgaacctgggaggcagaagttgcagtgagttgaaattacaccattgcactccagcctgggcgacaaagcaagactccatctcaaaaaaataaaataaattacccagtctgtagtatCCTGTTACAGCAGTACAAAACAAACCAAGACACCAACTACAGCGTATCTTTTATTTATCTGAGAAGAAAAGTTCTTAGCTCTCTGTGGGCAAAGTAGGAATTACTGGGTATACAGAAATGTCTGATTCTGTAAAAGGCAGCCTGTTGTGCAACAATTTAAAAGGTAAGGAAGACTTGCATAAAGCATGCATGGAGGGGACAAACAGATGGAGTACAgttgttttttattctgaaatatattACAAATGCCAAGAGAATCAGAGCTTCCTCTGCAAGACTAAGTTATCACATTACTTCCTCTCAGCTCCAAATTCACTCTTCAAAATATGCTCTACTGGCCGGGCACTatgactcacctgtaatcccagtactttgggaagccaaggtgggcggatcacctgaggtcaggagtttgagaccagcctggccaacctggtaaaaccctgtctctactaaatatacgaaaaattagccaggcgtgatggtaggCACccgtaagcccagctactcaggagactgaggcaggagaattgcttgaacccaggaggcagagggtgccaagatcctgccactgcactccaacctgggtgacaaagtcagacttcatctcaacaaaacaaaacaaaaacaagcaaacaaaaacaaaatgtgctCTGCTACAATGGACAGGATTCCTTTGAGCATCTTTCCCCTAAAGCTTTCTCACTAGAGGGTGCTAGGGGGACACTGCAGGAGGAAGGGGCTCCCTGAATGCTTCTGTGGGTCCATGGTGGCGATGGGGAGGCAGACAGGTCATCCAGTGAATCCCTGTCTAGCCACATTCCCAGAAGATGTGGGTCCTTGGTGACCTGAAGACTTAGCCTGGCCTGGAGATAACTCTTCTGAAGCCCTCTCAACATGGAAACCAGAGCTTTAAAGGCCATCTGTTCACCCTGGCCCCAATTCCCTCTGAAGGCCCACACGTGTGCCTTACCTGAGGCACAGAAGGTTCCTACTGgatttcctctctccctctgcatGTCATGACACCAGCTGTGGCTTGCCTATACCCTGCCTGCACCCCAGAGAACTGCTTCTGGCTTGCTCGGCACTTGTAAACTAGCAAACTTCTCTGCTATCCAGTGGGCTGAGCTAAACCTTCTCCACTGAAGTCCAAACTCTAGTCATTGGGAAGAGGTCCCCTTCCAAGCTTGTCCTTCCTTGGGTACTCTCCCTCAGCCCTAGTTTTCTTGTATAGTAGTCACTCCTGTTATtggaatttaataaataattctttatattgGGTCGGGTGCTGTGGCacacgcctattatcccagcactttgggaggctgaggcgggcagatcacaaggtcaaggagttcgagaccagcctggccaaaatggtgaaaccccatctctactaaaaataaaagaattagccaggcgtggtggtgggtgtctggaatcccagctacttgggaagctgaggcagagaattgcttgaacctgggaggcagaggttacagtgagccaagattgtgccactgctctccagcctgggtgacagagcaagcctgtctcaaattttaaaaaataataaaaaaataataaaattatatcagGAATGATGAAAAGAAGCTTCTTAGAACTTAGACTTTATGTTATTTTCTTgactcacttttttctttttttaattgcatcttaggttttggggtacatgtgaagaacatgcaagattgttgcataggtacacacatggcagtgtgatttgctgccttcctccccttcacctatatctggcatttctccccatgctatctctccccaactccccaccccctgctgtccctcccctatttccccctgaaagaccccagtgtgtgatgctcccctccctgtgtccatgtgttctcattgttcaacacccacctatgagtgagaacatgtggtgtttgattttctgttcatgtgtcagtttgctgagaatgctagtttccaggttcatccatgtccctacaaaggacacgaactcatcgtttttgattgctgcataatattccatagtgtatatgtgccacattttccctgtccagtctatcatcgatgggcatttgggttggctccaggtctttgttattgtaaactgtgctgcaatgaacattcgtgtgcatgtgtccttatagtagaacaatttataatcctttggatatatacccagaaatgggattgctgggtcaaatggaatttctatttctaggtccttgaggaatcgccacactgtcttccacaatggttgaactaatttacactcccaccaacagtatagaagtgttcctatttctctacatcctctccagcatctgttgactccagattttttaatgatcgccattctaactggcgtgagatggtatctcaatgtagttttgatttgcatctctctaatgaccagtgatgatgagcatcttttcatatgtttgttggcctcatgtatgtcttcttttgtaaagtgtctgttgacTCACTTTTCAATCCTCTGTTCTCCAAtatagagttttttaaaaattcaattattatttattatttatttttttgagacagactcttgctctgtcgcccagactagagtgcaatggtgcgatcttggctcactgcaacctctgcctcctacattcaagcaatttcctgtctcagcctcccaagtagttgggattacaggcacccaccaccacacccagctaattttttgtatttttagtagagatggggtttcaccatgttagccaggctggtctcgaactcctggcctcaggtgatccacctgccttggcctcccaaagtgctgggattacaggtgtgagccactgtgtaccTGGCAAAAATCaattattatttatgtaaaaagtTACTTTTGATTTAGATAATTTCAAACTGAGATATGCAAACCCCAGGTGGTCTCTGATGGGTGAGTGAGAGGACTTGAAACCAGAAGGGAACCAGGTGTAGTAACCAGGGATACagtttttattcaattttactttggtggggtggggagtaTGGGTGATTATATTCTGATATTAAACCAAACACAGACATGTATTACTGAATGCATACAACCTTCTATTCATACAAAATTTGAGATGAATTCTGAGCTTTGGGTTCACTGCCTTTACCTTTCCCTGATATCCCATTTCAGGATCTCAAGAGGTTCTAGGTTGGAAATGTTTGAAAAGCATGGTTCAGGTATCAGGAAGTCTGAGGGCCAAGAAAATGATGTACtgttacctgagcctgggaaggaaGGCAATGTAGGCACATGTATTTGCTGTGCATAACTTACATGCAACACTGATAGAGAGGGGCAAGAATGCTTCTTTCATCCAGCGAGGGGTTCCCAAagctgaaaattaaatgaaaacttaGTGAATTAGGTGTAAGTACCATTCTCTTCTTAGCatcaaagtaataataaattttatatgaagCTCAAATGTGATCCTAGATAATTTCACGCTCCAGCAGCTCAAATCACTTAAATTGAAAACAAGTGGGGCATGACCAATTAGACACAGGATCCCTAACAGCTTGTActaaaatatctgaaaacaaaTATACTCATTTACAAGGGACCTTTTCCTGCCAAGATATTACAAGGTGCTGGAG
The DNA window shown above is from Callithrix jacchus isolate 240 chromosome 18, calJac240_pri, whole genome shotgun sequence and carries:
- the FAM20B gene encoding glycosaminoglycan xylosylkinase isoform X3, which codes for MEGSVTLWLPDVWPLQKHRHPWGRTYREGKLARWEYDESYCDAVKKTSPYDSGPRLLDIIDTAVFDYLIGNADRHHYESFQDDEGASMLILLDNAKSFGNPSLDERSILAPLYQCCIIRVSTWNRLNYLKNGVLKSALKSAMAHDPISPVLSDPHLDAVDQRLLSVLVTVKQCTDQFGMDTVLVEDRMPLSHL